A portion of the Punica granatum isolate Tunisia-2019 chromosome 7, ASM765513v2, whole genome shotgun sequence genome contains these proteins:
- the LOC116213529 gene encoding uncharacterized protein LOC116213529 isoform X2, with translation MRIASPRGILSAGSVFFESSAVTGKRCGFLPPNSKTQKGKFTPTATALVVQSSFQQQKSSEELLVVVGAGAAGVYGAIRAKTVAPHLNVLVIEKGKPLSKVNQITLLLLPIQTNKHYPRGHRELRGSFFSTHGPLDTMAWFSDHGVKLKTESDGRVFPFSDSSSSIIDCLMSEAKQRGVSIQTGKVLTTASPTNRGKFLLKIEKRSIDYVENVEADYVLIASGSSKQGYDLATQLGHSIVDPVPSLFTFKIHDSRLAELSGVTFPKVRARLKLENLQRNIPQLTHEGPMLVTHWGLSGPVILRLSAWGARHLCSACYAGTLFVDFLPETHLEGLKAILIQHKNQYPKQKLFNSFPPSFGIVKRFWKYILDREGMSGDILWASISNNSLIAIASLLKQCVFEVRGKGQFKDEFVTAGGVPLSEISLNTMESKIRPHLFFAGEVLNVDGLTGGFNFQNAWSGGYIAGTSIGQLAVEDLPEMKKVECQI, from the exons GAGGATCGCTTCACCGAGAGGAATCCTCAGCGCGGGCTCTGTCTTCTTCGAATCTTCAGCCGTCACCGGCAAGCGGTGCGGCTTCCTTCCCCCAAACTCCAAGACTCAGAAGGGGAAGTTCACTCCTACAGCCACAGCCCTCGTGGTCCAATCCTCATTTCAGCAGCAGAAG TCGAGTGAAGAGCTATTGGTGGTGGTGGGGGCCGGAGCCGCCGGGGTCTACGGCGCAATTAGAGCGAAGACGGTGGCGCCCCACCTCAATGTGCTGGTCATTGAGAAAGGGAAGCCCTTGTCGAAGGTTAATCAGATCACCCTGCTTCTTCTTCCCATTCAAACGAACA AGCATTACCCCAGGGGCCACAGAGAACTGAGAGGATCATTTTTCAGCACACACGGCCCATTGGACACCATGGCCTGGTTTTCTGATCATGGTGTAAAACTGAAG ACTGAGAGCGACGGACGGGTGTTCCCTTTCAGTGATAGTTCGTCATCGATAATTGACTGTCTTATGTCCGAAGCCAAGCAGAGAGGAG TTTCTATACAGACTGGGAAAGTCTTGACGACTGCTTCCCCAACTAACCGTGGGAAGTTTCTCCTCAAGATTGAGAAGCGTAGTATTGATTATGTGGAGAATGTAGAAGCTGATTATGTACTTATTGCCAGTGGGAGCAGTAAACAG GGATATGATTTGGCAACCCAGCTTGGTCACTCTATTGTGGATCCAGTCCCAAGCTTATtcacttttaaaattcacgATTCACGGCTAGCAGAACTATCGGGG GTCACCTTTCCAAAAGTGCGGGCGAGGCTGAAACTAGAAAATTTGCAGAGGAATATACCTCAGCTTACACAC GAGGGACCCATGTTAGTGACACATTGGGGACTTAGTGGGCCCGTGATTCTTCGGTTATCTGCCTGGGGAGCTCGTCATTTATGCAGTGCATGCTATGCAG GAACTCTTTTCGTAGACTTTCTACCAGAGACACATTTGGAAGGCTTGAAGGCTATCCTTATTCAACACAAGAATCAATATCCG AAGCAAAAGTTGTTCAACTCCTTTCCTCCATCATTCGGCATCGTGAAGAGATTCTGGAAGTATATATTGGATCGTGAG GGTATGAGCGGAGATATCCTATGGGCTTCCATTTCAAACAACTCTTTAATTGCAATTGCTTCTCTGTTGAAACAGTGCGTGTTTGAAGTGAGAGGGAAA GGTCAATTCAAGGATGAATTTGTCACTGCCGGGGGTGTCCCATTATCTGAG ATCTCGTTGAATACAATGGAGAGCAAGATAAGGCCCCATTTATTCTTTGCAGGAGAG GTGCTAAATGTTGATGGGCTCACTGGTGGTTTTAATTTTCAG AATGCTTGGTCTGGCGGGTACATTGCGGGCACAAGTATTGGGCAGCTAGCAGTTGAAGACCTACCGGAGATGAAGAAAGTCGAATGCCAAATTTGA
- the LOC116213529 gene encoding uncharacterized protein LOC116213529 isoform X1 yields MRIASPRGILSAGSVFFESSAVTGKRCGFLPPNSKTQKGKFTPTATALVVQSSFQQQKSSEELLVVVGAGAAGVYGAIRAKTVAPHLNVLVIEKGKPLSKVKISGGGRCNVTNGHCSDNMILAEHYPRGHRELRGSFFSTHGPLDTMAWFSDHGVKLKTESDGRVFPFSDSSSSIIDCLMSEAKQRGVSIQTGKVLTTASPTNRGKFLLKIEKRSIDYVENVEADYVLIASGSSKQGYDLATQLGHSIVDPVPSLFTFKIHDSRLAELSGVTFPKVRARLKLENLQRNIPQLTHEGPMLVTHWGLSGPVILRLSAWGARHLCSACYAGTLFVDFLPETHLEGLKAILIQHKNQYPKQKLFNSFPPSFGIVKRFWKYILDREGMSGDILWASISNNSLIAIASLLKQCVFEVRGKGQFKDEFVTAGGVPLSEISLNTMESKIRPHLFFAGEVLNVDGLTGGFNFQNAWSGGYIAGTSIGQLAVEDLPEMKKVECQI; encoded by the exons GAGGATCGCTTCACCGAGAGGAATCCTCAGCGCGGGCTCTGTCTTCTTCGAATCTTCAGCCGTCACCGGCAAGCGGTGCGGCTTCCTTCCCCCAAACTCCAAGACTCAGAAGGGGAAGTTCACTCCTACAGCCACAGCCCTCGTGGTCCAATCCTCATTTCAGCAGCAGAAG TCGAGTGAAGAGCTATTGGTGGTGGTGGGGGCCGGAGCCGCCGGGGTCTACGGCGCAATTAGAGCGAAGACGGTGGCGCCCCACCTCAATGTGCTGGTCATTGAGAAAGGGAAGCCCTTGTCGAAG GTTAAAATTTCTGGAGGTGGCCGGTGCAATGTCACTAACGGGCACTGTTCTGACAACATG ATTTTGGCAGAGCATTACCCCAGGGGCCACAGAGAACTGAGAGGATCATTTTTCAGCACACACGGCCCATTGGACACCATGGCCTGGTTTTCTGATCATGGTGTAAAACTGAAG ACTGAGAGCGACGGACGGGTGTTCCCTTTCAGTGATAGTTCGTCATCGATAATTGACTGTCTTATGTCCGAAGCCAAGCAGAGAGGAG TTTCTATACAGACTGGGAAAGTCTTGACGACTGCTTCCCCAACTAACCGTGGGAAGTTTCTCCTCAAGATTGAGAAGCGTAGTATTGATTATGTGGAGAATGTAGAAGCTGATTATGTACTTATTGCCAGTGGGAGCAGTAAACAG GGATATGATTTGGCAACCCAGCTTGGTCACTCTATTGTGGATCCAGTCCCAAGCTTATtcacttttaaaattcacgATTCACGGCTAGCAGAACTATCGGGG GTCACCTTTCCAAAAGTGCGGGCGAGGCTGAAACTAGAAAATTTGCAGAGGAATATACCTCAGCTTACACAC GAGGGACCCATGTTAGTGACACATTGGGGACTTAGTGGGCCCGTGATTCTTCGGTTATCTGCCTGGGGAGCTCGTCATTTATGCAGTGCATGCTATGCAG GAACTCTTTTCGTAGACTTTCTACCAGAGACACATTTGGAAGGCTTGAAGGCTATCCTTATTCAACACAAGAATCAATATCCG AAGCAAAAGTTGTTCAACTCCTTTCCTCCATCATTCGGCATCGTGAAGAGATTCTGGAAGTATATATTGGATCGTGAG GGTATGAGCGGAGATATCCTATGGGCTTCCATTTCAAACAACTCTTTAATTGCAATTGCTTCTCTGTTGAAACAGTGCGTGTTTGAAGTGAGAGGGAAA GGTCAATTCAAGGATGAATTTGTCACTGCCGGGGGTGTCCCATTATCTGAG ATCTCGTTGAATACAATGGAGAGCAAGATAAGGCCCCATTTATTCTTTGCAGGAGAG GTGCTAAATGTTGATGGGCTCACTGGTGGTTTTAATTTTCAG AATGCTTGGTCTGGCGGGTACATTGCGGGCACAAGTATTGGGCAGCTAGCAGTTGAAGACCTACCGGAGATGAAGAAAGTCGAATGCCAAATTTGA